In Blastocatellia bacterium, the genomic window TGGTTGAGCATCACTGATAATTTCCTGCCACTGGCACGAACGCGAGATCCTTTTCAGGGCTATCTGAATGCCGCGCTCACTGCCATGATGATGGCCTGCGCGGTAGTCGTCCTCGTCAACAGCGTCGCACGATGGAAGCGAATCCTCCTGCCCGGTCGAACTCCAGTCCCGGCGGTCGAAACAGGAGATTGAAGCCCATGTCAGTGGATACGTCTGCCATCCTCTTTTATAGCGATAAGCTCACGACCTACGATTACGGCCCGTACCATCCTTTAAAGGTTCGTCGCATTAAGCTCGTTTTCGACCTGCTCGCATCCTACAGCGTCATCACTCATCCCGGCATTCGAGTGATCGAGCCCCGGCCGGCCAACCCGGACGATCTGCAGATGTTTCACGATGAAACGTACCTCGCTGTGCTGCGGGGACTGGATGCGGGCATTTATCCAGAGAATCTCTACCGATACGGACTGGGGCCCGGCGACAATCCCGTTTTCCCCGGCCTCTACGAGCTTGGCATCCTCGTCGCCGGGGCGTCGCTTGAGGCAGCTCGGCTTGTTGCCGACAAGAAAACGCCCGTCGCCTTCAGCATTGCCGGGGGACTTCACCACGCGTTGCCTGATCGCGCCTCTGGCTTCTGTTACATCAACGACGCCGTCCTGGCCATCGAGTGGCTCCGTCGCCAGGGCGCTCGCGTCGCCTATATTGACGTGGATGCCCATCACGGAGATGGCGTTCAGATGGCCTTCTACGGCACGGATCAGGTCCTCACCATCTCGCTTCATGAAGATGGACATTTTCTCTTTCCCGGAACGGGTTTTGTCGAGGAGATCGGTAGTGGTCCCGGTCGCGGTTACTCGGTTAATGTTCCCCTCTACCCCGGTACCGACGACGAGACCTACCTCTGGGCCTTCGACGAAGTCGTCCCTCCACTCATCGCTCGCTACCAGCCTGATGTGATTGTCACGCAACTCGGCGTGGATAGTTTCGCGAGCGACCCGCTCACCCATCTGCGTTTGACCACGCACTGCTTCAGCCAGATCGTTGAGCGATTTCGCTCCTGGAATCTCCCCTGGGTCGCCCTCGGTGGGGGAGGATATGATCTGTCAAACGTCGCTCGCGCATGGACACTGGCTTTCGGCATCATGAGCGGAATCGAGCTGTCGAATGAAATCCCCCAGCTAGGGCGCGAGCAGTTGCGGCGCGAAGGCATCATGGTGGAACACCTCCACGACCCCTCACCCACGACGAGCACTGATCGGCGAGTCCGCGAACACGCCGAACGGAGCGTCCGCTTCATTCATCGGGAAATCCTCGCCCCGATGTCATCGCCACGTCGCTGAGGGCCGTTATGACCAAAGCCATTGATTTCCACGTCCACCTTCCGACGCAGAGCTTTCTCGGGCGGGCCATTCAACCCTACGTCGCGGCTACGGAGAGATACTTTCGCACCACGGTCCCGATCCGCGAGATCGAGGAGGTTGCGGAAACTTATGAAGCCCTCGATGTGGTCGGCGTGCTGCTTGCCTGGGATGCGGAGACGGCAACCGGGCTTCCCCCCGTGACCAACGATGAGGTCGCGGCATTCGTCAGGAGGTATCCGAACCGCTTCGTCGGATTTGCCAGCGTTGACCCCTGGAAGGGCAAACGGGCCATCGAGGAGATCGAGCGCGCTGTCACGGATCTGGGACTATCCGGTGCGAAATTTCATCCCAGCATGCAGGCCTTCTATCCTCATGACGCGCGCTTCTATCCCCTCTATGAGAAAATTGCCCGGCTCGGTGTACCGGCCCTCTTTCACACGGGCACGAGTGGGCTGGGAGCGGGGACTCCCGGCGGGATGAAGATTAAGCTGGATTATTCGCGGCCACTCTACCTCGATCACGTTGCGGCGGATTTCCCCGAAATGACCATTATTGCAGCCCACACGGGTTGGCCGTGGCATGAGGAGCTACTGGCCATCATCGGCCAGAAGTCCAATGTCTACATGGATCTCTCCGGCTGGCTCCCCAGGTATATCCCCTCGGTGATCTGGGAACACGCGAGATCCCGACTGCAGGACAAAGTCCTCTTCGGCAGCGACTATCCGTTCATCACGCCGGACCGATGGATGTCGGATTTCGAGAAGATCGAACGACTCTCAGACGAAGTCAAACGGAAGATCCTCTACACCAACGCCGCCCGGATTCTCAAGCGGGAATGACGGGTCGGCTCGTCAGCCGATTCAAGGGTCACGCCGGGTAGGCCCCCTCTGTGCGTGCTTGAAAAAAGTCTCTTTCTCGGACCTGAAAGAGCAGGATGCAATTAACCTGGCACTGCACGTCAGGATGGCCGACCTTTTCCGAGCCCCGAAGGGGCGCGATCACCTTTTGGAATCATGGCCGCTCAGGCCTTGAACCATCGTCCCGGCATTTCCTGTTGCATCGCGCCCCGGTGGAGCTTCGGCGTGAGATTGGCGGACGGCTTTTTAAACGGCGTATTGGCCCGCCTGAATCATTGCGTTGGCGATGCGGCGTCGCGCGGCGATGGTGTTGAAAGGTTCATGGCGAGTAAACCGGCGAAGCGCCGCCAGAAGCATTCGCAGATCGTCTCCCTCGGCCAAAGCCGACAGGGCCATTCGCGCTGTGGCATCAATCCGGGTTATAGCAGATGCGACATAAGTCCGGGCAATATCGCAGGGGATCTCGGCCCGCTTCTCCCCCTCCCGCTGGAGGAGTTTTAGCGCCCGGAGGACGGCGCTCTCCATTGCAAAGACCTCCATGGCGATGTCACTCAACGCCCCGACGATCTCCTGCTCCTCGGTCAACCGTTCCCCGTACCTCTGGAGCGCCACGCCCGCGACCAGCAGGAAAATCTTCCGCGCACGAGCGACGACTGCCCGCTCCGGCCCGAGAGTATCGCCTGACTCCTCCTCGGGTGCAGGTGGCGCCAGCAACTCATCACGCAGACGCAGCGCGGCCGGGATGAGCGGCAGCTCTCCTCGTGTGGCTCGCCGCAGGACCATTCCCGTCGTCAGCAGCCGATTGATCTCGTTCGTCCCTTCGTAAATGCGGTTGATGCGCGCATCCCGGTAGGCTCGTTCCGCGGGATACTCCTGGCTGTAGCCGTTACCGCCGAAGATTTGAACCGTCTCGTCAACCACATAGCCCAGAGCTTCGCTCGCCATGACCTTATTGATAGCGCATTCGACGGCGTACTGCTCGATGGCTTTCACCTGAGCATCGGGATCATCGGAACTGATCCCGGCCAGCGCCTGATCAATGAGCCATGTCGTGCGGTAGACCATCGCTTCGCACACCCACGTGCGGATCACCATCTCAGCGAGCTTGTGCTTGATCAGACCGAATTCGCAGATGGGTCGGCCAAACTGTCGCCGATCTTTGGCGTACCCCAGCGCATGATTGAAGGAGAGTTTCGCTCCACCCACACACCCGGCGGCCAGCTTGAGGCGACCCAGATTGAGGATGTTAAAGGCAATCTTATGTCCCTTGCCGATTTCCCCCAGGACGTTCTCCACAGGGACGGGGACGTTCTCCAGAAGGAGCGGGCAGGTGGATGAACCCTTGATGCCCATCTTCTTCTCTTCTTTTCCGACGGTAAACCCGGGGAAGCTTCGCTCGACAATGAAGGCGGTGAAATGCTCCCCGCCGACTTTGCCGAAGACGGTGAAGATATCGGCAAAACCGGCGTTGGTGATCCACATCTTCGTCCCGTTGAGGATGTAGTATCGCCCATCGGGGCTGAGATCGGCCCGCGTTTTGGCCGCCAGCGCATCGGAACCGGCTTCAGGCTCCGTCAGCGCGTAGGCGCCGATCAGTTCTCCCGTGGCCATGCGAGGTAAATACTTGCGCTTCTGCTCCTCGCTGCCGAAAAAGACGATGGGCTCGGTTCCGATCCCGGTGTGTGTCCCCAAGGCGCTGGTGAAGCCGCCGCCTCCGGCGATCTTTTCCATAATGACCATCGTGCTCATCTTGTCCAGGCCCAGACCTCCGTATTTTTCCGGGATATGAGCCGAGACGAGCCCGATGTCACTTGCCCGACGGATCAGATCGCGCACGAGTTCAAAATTGTGATTCTCGATCTCCTCGTAGTGCGGCAGCACCTCGGTCCGCATGAACTCTTCCGTGGTTTTGGCTATGAGGCTATGTTCGGGACTGAGTTCCTCAGGGATGAAAACAAAATCCAACGGTGTTTCTTCCAAAAGGAACCGTCCTCCCCGAAGCACTTGAACATCTGTCGTCATCGCTTTTTCCTCCGTTGCCCTTGAACTGTCACTTTCCTCAGAACCACCTGTCAGGATTCCGCCGAAGCGGTGGGGTCAGCTTTGGCGACGATCTCGCCCATGGAGACGGGGCGCAAGATCCCGTGAAAGGCGATCTTTGCTACCTCCTCGGCGACCTGCTCGCTCGTCAGTCGGCCTTCGGGCCGATACCAACGTGAGAGCGTCAAAAGCATCCCGAAGAGGCTGAACGCGGCAACCGTCACATCTACGTCCTGAAGTTTCCCTGCGGCCTGCAGTTCCTTGAGCGTATCGCGGAGGAACTCATAATACGCGCGCTTGCGTTTGGTGATCGCTCGACGGTGAGCCGGAGTAAGGGCCGCAACTTCATCCACGAGGATGGTGAGGGCTTTTCCTCGCTCGGTGATCAGCCGCGCGTGTTTGACGAGGATGGTTCGCAGGCGTTGTTCGGGATCGGAGATTTGACGCGCCGGTTCAATCACCTCTTCCTCCAGCCGCTGCATGCCATAGTTCATAATGGTGAAGAGCAAGCTCTCCTTGCCGGTAATGTAATGATAGAGGCCGGGCTTGGTCAGTCCAACAGCGTCAGCAATATCATTGAGGGAGGTAGCGTCATATCCTTTGGCGCAGATGATTTCGGCAGCAGTGGTGCAAATTTGCCCCAGCCGATTGTTCTCTTCCACCTTAAGCTGCCGTTTTCGTCTCATCGTTCCAGCCTCTCCTCACCAAACCTCCGGTCAGTCATCGCCTTGCACCATGCTCCAACCGACCGGTCGGTAATGTATTCCCCGCACGCGTTCGATGTCAAGCCGAGGCTCGGCGGGATGTCGGTCGCAATGGGTGGATCCTCCTCATGGGAGTTTGCCGAACAGCTCGCGGGCCATGATCAGACGCTGAATTTCCGACGTTCCTTCGTAAATCTGAAACACCTTCGCATCTCGCATGAGTTTTTCCACAGGATACTCCCTGATGTAGCCGTAGCCGCCGAACACCTGGACGGCTTCAGTGGTTACGCGCATGGCCGTGTCGGCGGCAAAACACTTGGCGTAGGCCGCCTCCAGCGTATTGCGGAGTCCCCTGTCGGCCAACCACGCAGCATGCCAGGTGAGCCAGCGGGCGGCGGCCGTTTCCATGGCCATTTGCGCGATTTTGAAACTGATTCCCTGATGGCGAGCGATGGGCACACCAAAGGTCTTACGCTCACGGGCATAGGTGATAGCTAATTCGGTGGCCCGTCGCGCGACCCCCACTGCCGCGGCGGCGACGGCCGGGCGGGAGTAATCAAAGACCCGCATGGCGATCTGAAAACCGTCGCCCTCCTGACCCAGACGATTTGTCGCCGGGACCTCCACCTCCTCCAAAATTACCTGGGCTGCATCGGCGGCCCGCTGGCCCATTTTGTCATCCTTTCGCCCGACAACGACGCCTTTCATCTCTCGCTCCACGATGAAGGCGCTGATTCCCCGATGGCGCTTCTCCTTGTCCGTGTAAGCGAAGACGACATACCAGTTGGCGACCGAGGCGTTGGATATGAAATTCTTCGTCCCGCTTATCACATACACATCCTTCTCCCGACGGGCGGTGGTCTGAATCCCGACCACATCCGATCCGGCAGCCGGTTCGGTCAGAGCGTAGGCAGCCAACTGCCGTTCCTCTGTCAAACGGGTGAGGTATTTTCGCTTCTGTTCCTCTGTCCCGGCCAACAGCACGGGCAATGCCGCCAGTTGATTGAGCGCAATCGCTGAGCGAATCCCGGCACATCCCCAGGCGAGTTCCTCCCCGATCAAGCACTCATCGAGCAAGGATAACCCCGGACCTCCATACTCCGGTGGAATGTTGACGTTCATCAGACCCACCTCATACGCCTTCTCCACAACCGGCCAGGGGAATTCCCCGGTATGATCGTAGGTCGCTGCAACGGGAATGATTTCCTTCTCCGCGAACTCGTGAGCGAGCTTTTGAATCGCCCGCTGCTCGTCGGTCAGTGCGAAATCAATCATGGCCGCCTCCTGCACACAGCGGTGAAACGTCATTGATAGAGGTTGCCATTTTAGGCCAGTTCGTCTTGCCAAACAAGCAGGACATGTCTCTCAAAAAACGAAGAGGCTGCCCGACAGAGAACCGGTTGGCGCTTGACACGCGAGACCTGAACTGATTATTGTCACGGTGCCTGGCGAGGGCGGAGGGGATGCTCAAGTCGGGGAGCGAAAATCAAAGATGTGGCCAACGCACTGATGTCATCTCATCCACTGCGGAGGGAAAACGATGAACATTCCACTCACACCGTTGCGCTTTCAGCGCCGCGCCGCGACGCTTTATCGGAAGAAGGTCGGCGTCGTCTGCGGCGGCGAACGATTCACATACGGCCAATTCAACGAGCGGGTCAATCGCCTGTCGCGAGCCCTTCAGTCATTGGGAATCCGCAAAGGCGACAGGGTGGCTTTCTTGAGCTACAACTGTCATCGCCTGTTAGAAGCCTACTACGGCGTGGTTCAAATCGGTGCGGTCCTCATGCCGCTGAATATCCGCCTGAGCCCGGGTGAGTTTACTTACATTCTCAATGATGCCGAAGCCTCGATCCTCTTTCTCGATCCCGATTTCATCCCCGTTGTAGATGCCATTCGAAGCAATCTGAAAACGGTCTCAACGTTCATCCTGCTCGCTTCGGCAGAGAGGCCGGGCTGGGCCATTCCCCGCACCTACGATGACCTTCTGGCCGAGCAGTCGGGCGAAGATGTTGACACGTCAGGAATCCAGGAAGATGATCTGGCCGAACTCTTTTACACCAGCGGAACGACCGGAGATCCGAAAGGCGTGATGCTCACCCATCGAAATCTCTATCTCCATGCCATGAGCGTGCTCGCCGCACATCATGTTACAGAGAACGACGTACAGCTTCACACGATTCCGCTTTTCCACGTCAACGGTTGGGGAACGCCGCAGACGTTGACCTGCGTCGGCGGGACCCATGTGATGCTGCGCCGCTTCGATCCCACAACCGTTCTCGAGCTGATCCAAACCGAGCGCGTGACGATCTTCTCGCTCGTTCCCACGATGGCTACCGCGCTGGTGAATCATCCCGACATCGCTAACTATGATGTTTCCAGCGTAAGGCTCATCCTCATCGGTGGAGCTGCCTCTCCTCCTGAGCTGATTCGGGCGGTGGAGGAAAAGTTCCCCTCGGCTCAATGCTATAGCGGCTATGGCCTATCGGAGACCTCCCCCGTACTCACCGTTTCCTTCCTCAAACATGAGCACCAATCCCTCACCGGGGACGAGCGGTATCGCCGTCAGGCCATGACCGGATTCGCCATTCCGGGCGTCGAGGTGCGCGTCGTCAACGACCGGGGCGAAGATGTCAAACCCGATGGGAAGGAAATCGGCGAAGTCATTGCACGAAGCGATGGGATAATGCTCGGGTACTGGCGGCGACCGGAAGAGACGGCTGCAATCATCCGTGACGGCTGGCTTTACACGGGAGATATGGCCACGATTGATGAAGACGGCTACATCCTCATCGTGGACCGCAAGAAGGATATCATCGTCAGCGGCGGAGAGAACATTGCGTCCATTGAGATCGAGAAGGTGCTCGCCTCGCACCCCGCGGTTTATGAGTGCGCCGTCATTGCCGTACCCGATGACAAATGGGGCGAAGTTCCCAAGGGGCTGGTCGTCCTCAAGCCGGGGATGACAGCCACCGAACAGGAGCTCCTGGAGTTCTGCAAATCAAAACTCGCGGGATTTAAGGTTCCAAAAAGCATTGACTTCTACGAATCTCTTCCCAAAGGTGGGACGGGAAAGATCCTCAAACGCGAACTTCGGGAAAAATACTGGAAGGGGTACGAAAAGCGCGTGCACTGATCGGCCAGCGCTTTTGAGCGGAGGGGGCAAATTGTCGTGGCCGTAACCGCGAGGTGTGCCCTTCATTCAGTGTCTCTGAAACCCGCCCAACCGGCTTTCTATCACGGGCGGCTGCACGTGGAGCGGGGGATTAAACGAGGAGACTGGTCCCACGGTAAATAATCGGCTCGCGTTAAGCCACCCTGCTTTTCGCGGAGGCTTTTCAAAGAAAGCTGTTCAGCGGGGACGAACCGGCACTGCCTGTTATGACAGGCAGAGCAGGACGTCAAAGGTGAACCCCTTTGTTCGCCGATTCGCAGCGCCAGGAGCGGGCCAGCATGCTCTATATGGACTTCCCCCGGCCGAAGCGTCAGGCTCCGGATCATACAAGCCCGCCGGTCAGCTTCGTCGCCTGTTATACTAGGAGCGACGAGCCCCCGGCTCGGTGAGATGTGGAGGCCACCTCGACACTCACTTGTCCTGAGGAGAAGACTTCTTGCCCGCGAGCAGACTACAGGCGTTCCGTGCACCCGACGGATCAATTGCCGTTGCTCCCTGTTCGATATGGCGTATGATGCCCTCCTTGTCTATAACGAACGTCGTCCGCCGTGCGACGCCCCGCTCTTCATCGAGAATCCCGTATTTTTTGGAAACCGCACGATTCAGATCGCTCAGTAGCGGAAAGGTCACGCCGATCTCCTTGGCAAATCGCTGATTGGCAAAGGGGCTATCAATGCTGATGCCGAGCACGACGGTATCGGTCTCCTCAAACTTGGCCATATCAGCCTGATAGGCCTGAAGCTCGCGGGTTCAGCCACCGGTGAACGCGAGCACATAGAACGCGAGAACGACGTTCTTCTTTCCTTTGAAATCTGACAGCCTGACCGGCTTAAGGTTTTGATCCTGGAGCGTGAAGTCGGGAGCCGGATCCCCAACCTTCACGCTCGTCTGGGGCGGGGCCGACGTCTGTTGAGCACTCCCGATCATACCCAGAAGCGAGAGAACCACTCCCATCACGACGGTTTGCGATCTGATCCTCACGGCAGGCGTCCTCCTTGAGATCGAGATTTCTCACATCTGACACGGCTCCATAGTCTACTGCTGAACGCCCAGGCAAGCAACAACCATTCCCATTACACGGAGCCGCTGCCCTGACGTCCTCGCTCGAAGCAAGGGCGGAATCAAAGGCCTGAGCTTGTGAAAAGGAAAAAGATAGCGGATTCCTGACACCGGTCGCGCAACACTCACGGTCGCTCGATCGGTTTCAGGGACCACAACCGATGCCATGACCGACGGTATGGGGCGAAACCCACCAGGGCCATGGCTGCCAGAAGGAGTCCCGCTCCACGATACAGTCCCTTGATACCTACAACACCGGCAACGACTCCCGCCAGAGAAACCGACAGGGTTTGAGCAACGAGAAAACATGCCCACGATGCGCTCGTCACACGTCCCATGAGTTCCATGGGGATCTCTTCCTGAAGGAACGTCTGAGCGGAGATGATAATGGCGGCTGCTGCCACTCCCATAGCGAAGGCGCAGACGAAAATTTTCGTCAGCGA contains:
- a CDS encoding peroxiredoxin; translated protein: MGVVLSLLGMIGSAQQTSAPPQTSVKVGDPAPDFTLQDQNLKPVRLSDFKGKKNVVLAFYVLAFTGGUTRELQAYQADMAKFEETDTVVLGISIDSPFANQRFAKEIGVTFPLLSDLNRAVSKKYGILDEERGVARRTTFVIDKEGIIRHIEQGATAIDPSGARNACSLLAGKKSSPQDK
- a CDS encoding fatty acid--CoA ligase, whose translation is MNIPLTPLRFQRRAATLYRKKVGVVCGGERFTYGQFNERVNRLSRALQSLGIRKGDRVAFLSYNCHRLLEAYYGVVQIGAVLMPLNIRLSPGEFTYILNDAEASILFLDPDFIPVVDAIRSNLKTVSTFILLASAERPGWAIPRTYDDLLAEQSGEDVDTSGIQEDDLAELFYTSGTTGDPKGVMLTHRNLYLHAMSVLAAHHVTENDVQLHTIPLFHVNGWGTPQTLTCVGGTHVMLRRFDPTTVLELIQTERVTIFSLVPTMATALVNHPDIANYDVSSVRLILIGGAASPPELIRAVEEKFPSAQCYSGYGLSETSPVLTVSFLKHEHQSLTGDERYRRQAMTGFAIPGVEVRVVNDRGEDVKPDGKEIGEVIARSDGIMLGYWRRPEETAAIIRDGWLYTGDMATIDEDGYILIVDRKKDIIVSGGENIASIEIEKVLASHPAVYECAVIAVPDDKWGEVPKGLVVLKPGMTATEQELLEFCKSKLAGFKVPKSIDFYESLPKGGTGKILKRELREKYWKGYEKRVH
- a CDS encoding TetR/AcrR family transcriptional regulator yields the protein MRRKRQLKVEENNRLGQICTTAAEIICAKGYDATSLNDIADAVGLTKPGLYHYITGKESLLFTIMNYGMQRLEEEVIEPARQISDPEQRLRTILVKHARLITERGKALTILVDEVAALTPAHRRAITKRKRAYYEFLRDTLKELQAAGKLQDVDVTVAAFSLFGMLLTLSRWYRPEGRLTSEQVAEEVAKIAFHGILRPVSMGEIVAKADPTASAES
- a CDS encoding acetoin utilization protein AcuC, coding for MSVDTSAILFYSDKLTTYDYGPYHPLKVRRIKLVFDLLASYSVITHPGIRVIEPRPANPDDLQMFHDETYLAVLRGLDAGIYPENLYRYGLGPGDNPVFPGLYELGILVAGASLEAARLVADKKTPVAFSIAGGLHHALPDRASGFCYINDAVLAIEWLRRQGARVAYIDVDAHHGDGVQMAFYGTDQVLTISLHEDGHFLFPGTGFVEEIGSGPGRGYSVNVPLYPGTDDETYLWAFDEVVPPLIARYQPDVIVTQLGVDSFASDPLTHLRLTTHCFSQIVERFRSWNLPWVALGGGGYDLSNVARAWTLAFGIMSGIELSNEIPQLGREQLRREGIMVEHLHDPSPTTSTDRRVREHAERSVRFIHREILAPMSSPRR
- a CDS encoding amidohydrolase family protein, with amino-acid sequence MTKAIDFHVHLPTQSFLGRAIQPYVAATERYFRTTVPIREIEEVAETYEALDVVGVLLAWDAETATGLPPVTNDEVAAFVRRYPNRFVGFASVDPWKGKRAIEEIERAVTDLGLSGAKFHPSMQAFYPHDARFYPLYEKIARLGVPALFHTGTSGLGAGTPGGMKIKLDYSRPLYLDHVAADFPEMTIIAAHTGWPWHEELLAIIGQKSNVYMDLSGWLPRYIPSVIWEHARSRLQDKVLFGSDYPFITPDRWMSDFEKIERLSDEVKRKILYTNAARILKRE
- a CDS encoding acyl-CoA dehydrogenase family protein, whose amino-acid sequence is MIDFALTDEQRAIQKLAHEFAEKEIIPVAATYDHTGEFPWPVVEKAYEVGLMNVNIPPEYGGPGLSLLDECLIGEELAWGCAGIRSAIALNQLAALPVLLAGTEEQKRKYLTRLTEERQLAAYALTEPAAGSDVVGIQTTARREKDVYVISGTKNFISNASVANWYVVFAYTDKEKRHRGISAFIVEREMKGVVVGRKDDKMGQRAADAAQVILEEVEVPATNRLGQEGDGFQIAMRVFDYSRPAVAAAAVGVARRATELAITYARERKTFGVPIARHQGISFKIAQMAMETAAARWLTWHAAWLADRGLRNTLEAAYAKCFAADTAMRVTTEAVQVFGGYGYIREYPVEKLMRDAKVFQIYEGTSEIQRLIMARELFGKLP
- a CDS encoding acyl-CoA dehydrogenase family protein; translation: MTTDVQVLRGGRFLLEETPLDFVFIPEELSPEHSLIAKTTEEFMRTEVLPHYEEIENHNFELVRDLIRRASDIGLVSAHIPEKYGGLGLDKMSTMVIMEKIAGGGGFTSALGTHTGIGTEPIVFFGSEEQKRKYLPRMATGELIGAYALTEPEAGSDALAAKTRADLSPDGRYYILNGTKMWITNAGFADIFTVFGKVGGEHFTAFIVERSFPGFTVGKEEKKMGIKGSSTCPLLLENVPVPVENVLGEIGKGHKIAFNILNLGRLKLAAGCVGGAKLSFNHALGYAKDRRQFGRPICEFGLIKHKLAEMVIRTWVCEAMVYRTTWLIDQALAGISSDDPDAQVKAIEQYAVECAINKVMASEALGYVVDETVQIFGGNGYSQEYPAERAYRDARINRIYEGTNEINRLLTTGMVLRRATRGELPLIPAALRLRDELLAPPAPEEESGDTLGPERAVVARARKIFLLVAGVALQRYGERLTEEQEIVGALSDIAMEVFAMESAVLRALKLLQREGEKRAEIPCDIARTYVASAITRIDATARMALSALAEGDDLRMLLAALRRFTRHEPFNTIAARRRIANAMIQAGQYAV